One part of the Bradyrhizobium sp. CB1650 genome encodes these proteins:
- a CDS encoding L,D-transpeptidase, translating into MQATLSPSTDASMTARDRQLLAHTPYAQAKVPDQYLRHIVDYSRKEQPGTILVDTNARYLYYVLPNGKAIRYGVAVGEEAMAFSGVARVGRMAEWPDWIPTPEIQARLGPYPRRVAGGPANPLGARALYLYAGNKDTLYRIHGTNQPEYIGQAISSGCIRMRNEDVIDLFDRVKLGSTVVVLPPGQSAQAETGASWHG; encoded by the coding sequence ATGCAGGCGACGCTTTCGCCATCCACGGACGCGAGCATGACGGCGCGCGACCGGCAGTTGTTGGCACACACACCTTACGCGCAGGCGAAGGTTCCCGATCAATATCTCCGCCATATCGTCGACTACTCCCGCAAGGAGCAGCCCGGCACGATCCTGGTCGATACGAACGCGCGTTATCTCTATTACGTGCTGCCGAACGGCAAGGCGATCCGCTACGGCGTTGCAGTCGGCGAGGAAGCCATGGCGTTTTCCGGCGTGGCGCGGGTCGGCCGGATGGCGGAATGGCCGGACTGGATTCCGACACCTGAAATTCAGGCGCGGCTCGGGCCGTATCCGCGGCGCGTTGCAGGCGGCCCCGCCAATCCGCTTGGCGCGCGGGCGCTCTATCTCTACGCCGGCAACAAGGACACGCTCTACCGCATCCATGGCACCAACCAGCCCGAATATATCGGGCAGGCGATCTCGTCGGGCTGCATCCGGATGCGCAATGAGGACGTGATCGATCTGTTTGACCGGGTGAAACTCGGCTCAACGGTGGTGGTGCTGCCGCCGGGGCAGAGTGCGCAAGCGGAGACGGGGGCGAGCTGGCACGGATGA
- a CDS encoding FAD-binding monooxygenase: protein MQFHLNGFQPGDPEIADPAERVQPAGAAGAAPSEVDVLIVGCGPAGLTLAAQLAQFPDIKTCIVEQKPGRLLVGQADGIACRTMEMFHAYGFSARVLKEAYWVSETTFWKPDARTPETIVRSGRVQDVEDGLSEFPHVILNQARIHDGFLDVMRKSPAKLEPHYSRRLLDLEIDPAAGPGDRAVTVRLARVDSDHEGEVETIRARYVVGCDGARSTVRKSIGRELHGDSANHAWGVMDVLAVTDFPDIRFKALIQSARDGSLLIIPREGGYMVRLYVELAKLDVGERVANRNITADDVIAKAQRILNPHKLEVKEIAWWSVYEIGQRLTDKFDDVPEAEVTTRLPRVFIAGDACHTHSPKAGQGMNVSMQDAFNLGWKLAAVLRKQCAPSLLHSYSAERQAVAKELIDFDREWAGILASAAKAGGADAAETQDYFVRHGRYTAGTATHYRPSIITGATSHRHLAEGFVIGKRFHSAPVIRLADAKPVHLGHAAQADGRFRIYAFSRAEDPAGAGSAVRALCNFLTDARESPIRKYTPADADIDAVIDLRAVFQQDHRDLAIEAMPALLLPRKGRYGLIDYEKMFCPDLKSGHDIFAMRGIDRKAGCMVVVRPDQYVAHVLPLGGFVELASYFDAFMS, encoded by the coding sequence ATGCAATTCCATCTCAATGGATTTCAGCCGGGCGATCCCGAAATCGCCGATCCCGCCGAGCGCGTTCAGCCCGCGGGCGCGGCAGGAGCCGCTCCGTCAGAGGTTGACGTCCTCATCGTCGGCTGCGGTCCGGCCGGCCTGACGCTCGCCGCTCAGCTCGCCCAATTCCCCGATATCAAGACCTGCATCGTCGAGCAGAAGCCGGGCCGGCTGCTGGTCGGCCAGGCCGACGGCATCGCCTGCCGCACCATGGAGATGTTTCACGCCTACGGCTTCAGCGCGCGCGTGCTGAAGGAAGCCTATTGGGTCAGCGAGACGACATTCTGGAAGCCGGACGCGCGGACGCCCGAAACCATCGTCCGCAGCGGCAGGGTGCAGGACGTCGAGGACGGACTATCGGAATTTCCGCACGTGATCCTGAACCAGGCGCGCATACATGACGGCTTTCTCGACGTCATGCGCAAATCGCCGGCCAAGCTCGAGCCTCATTACAGCCGGCGCCTGCTCGACCTCGAGATCGATCCGGCGGCCGGTCCCGGCGATCGCGCCGTGACCGTTCGACTTGCCCGGGTCGATTCCGACCATGAAGGCGAGGTGGAGACGATCAGGGCGCGCTACGTCGTCGGTTGCGACGGGGCGCGCAGCACGGTGCGCAAGTCGATCGGGCGCGAGTTGCACGGCGATTCCGCCAACCACGCCTGGGGTGTCATGGACGTCCTGGCGGTGACCGATTTTCCGGACATCCGCTTCAAGGCGCTGATCCAGTCGGCGAGAGACGGCAGTCTTCTCATCATTCCACGGGAAGGCGGCTACATGGTCCGCCTCTATGTCGAGCTCGCCAAGCTCGATGTCGGTGAGCGCGTCGCCAACCGCAACATCACCGCCGACGACGTGATCGCCAAGGCGCAGCGGATTCTCAATCCGCACAAGCTCGAGGTGAAGGAGATCGCCTGGTGGTCGGTCTACGAGATCGGCCAGCGCCTGACCGACAAGTTCGACGACGTGCCCGAGGCCGAGGTCACGACGCGCCTGCCGCGCGTCTTCATCGCCGGCGATGCCTGCCACACCCACAGTCCGAAGGCAGGGCAGGGAATGAACGTTTCCATGCAGGATGCCTTCAATCTCGGCTGGAAGCTTGCGGCGGTCCTCAGGAAGCAATGCGCACCGTCGCTGTTGCATTCCTATTCGGCGGAGCGCCAGGCCGTTGCGAAAGAGCTGATCGATTTCGATCGCGAATGGGCGGGCATTCTCGCTTCGGCAGCCAAGGCCGGCGGGGCCGATGCAGCCGAGACTCAGGACTATTTTGTGAGACACGGCCGTTACACGGCCGGCACCGCGACGCATTACCGTCCGTCGATCATCACCGGCGCGACGTCGCATCGGCACCTTGCGGAAGGTTTCGTCATCGGCAAGCGCTTCCACTCCGCGCCGGTGATCCGCCTTGCCGACGCCAAACCGGTTCATCTCGGTCATGCGGCGCAGGCGGATGGCCGTTTCCGCATCTATGCGTTTTCGCGCGCAGAAGATCCCGCAGGGGCGGGCTCCGCCGTTCGCGCCTTGTGCAACTTCCTGACCGACGCCCGGGAGTCGCCAATCCGGAAATACACGCCGGCGGACGCCGACATTGACGCCGTGATCGATCTGCGTGCGGTGTTTCAACAGGATCACCGCGACCTCGCGATCGAAGCCATGCCCGCGCTGCTCCTTCCGCGCAAGGGCCGCTACGGCCTGATCGATTACGAGAAGATGTTCTGTCCCGACCTCAAGAGTGGCCACGACATTTTTGCAATGCGCGGTATCGACCGCAAGGCGGGCTGCATGGTCGTGGTGCGGCCGGACCAGTATGTCGCGCACGTGCTGCCGCTCGGCGGCTTTGTCGAGCTGGCGTCGTATTTCGACGCCTTCATGTCGTAA
- a CDS encoding SDR family NAD(P)-dependent oxidoreductase produces MSLLSTPFDPAHDTAVVTGAGNGIGRAIALALVGEGVRTVFADVSAERVNAALGATSRPDLAVPWVGDLAELQACNALLATAYAALGEVTHLVHSASPVRREADHAFAVDRQTWHEMHAVNLDAGFHLAREIAKRLIVARRAGSFLFLTSLHADTPRNLPHYSTAKAGMAMLVRELAKSFGRYNIRVNALVPGAIAAGGFVADASLARHIPLGRLGQAEDLAPMALAVLSNKVSAYVTGAAFVVDGGLSLTNWFEPPVLDA; encoded by the coding sequence ATGAGCCTGTTGAGCACGCCATTTGATCCCGCGCATGACACGGCGGTCGTCACGGGCGCGGGTAACGGGATTGGCCGCGCGATCGCCTTGGCTCTGGTCGGCGAGGGCGTGCGCACCGTGTTTGCCGACGTGAGTGCAGAGCGGGTCAATGCCGCCCTCGGCGCGACCAGCAGGCCGGACCTGGCGGTGCCCTGGGTGGGTGATCTCGCCGAACTACAAGCTTGCAATGCCCTCCTTGCCACCGCATACGCGGCGCTGGGCGAGGTGACGCACCTCGTCCACAGCGCATCTCCGGTGCGGCGCGAGGCCGATCACGCGTTCGCCGTGGATCGCCAGACCTGGCACGAGATGCACGCCGTCAATCTCGATGCTGGATTTCATCTGGCGCGCGAGATCGCCAAACGACTCATCGTTGCGAGGCGGGCGGGTTCGTTTCTGTTCCTGACATCCTTACATGCGGACACGCCGCGGAACCTGCCGCACTATTCGACGGCGAAGGCAGGAATGGCGATGCTGGTCCGGGAGCTAGCCAAAAGCTTCGGCCGCTACAACATTCGCGTCAACGCGCTGGTGCCCGGCGCCATCGCGGCCGGCGGCTTCGTGGCGGATGCCTCGCTTGCGCGACACATCCCGCTGGGCCGCCTCGGTCAAGCCGAAGATCTTGCACCGATGGCGCTGGCGGTGCTGTCGAACAAGGTATCGGCTTACGTCACCGGCGCTGCCTTCGTGGTCGACGGCGGACTGTCGCTGACGAACTGGTTCGAGCCGCCGGTCCTGGACGCGTAG
- a CDS encoding MarR family winged helix-turn-helix transcriptional regulator, translated as MKDNNDMPGHLARRFQQIAVAVFLAEVEDAGFDLTPVQYAALAAIKANPGLDQVTLAGLIAYDRTTITGVVDRLVQKGLAERRASSRDRRARELEITDEGRRTLRKITPAVESAQRIMLRGLTAKEGEELMRLLRKAIAAGNELSRAPLRDVQA; from the coding sequence GTGAAAGACAACAACGACATGCCCGGGCATCTGGCGCGCCGGTTCCAGCAGATTGCAGTGGCGGTGTTCCTGGCCGAAGTCGAGGACGCCGGCTTCGACCTGACACCGGTGCAATATGCCGCGCTCGCGGCCATCAAGGCCAATCCGGGGCTCGACCAGGTGACGCTGGCCGGACTGATCGCCTATGACCGTACCACGATCACCGGCGTGGTCGACCGCCTCGTGCAGAAGGGTCTCGCCGAGCGCCGCGCCTCTAGCCGCGACCGCCGTGCACGCGAGCTCGAGATTACCGACGAGGGCCGCCGTACGCTGCGCAAGATCACGCCGGCCGTCGAATCCGCGCAGCGCATCATGCTGCGCGGCCTCACCGCCAAGGAGGGTGAAGAGCTGATGCGGCTGTTGCGCAAGGCGATCGCCGCCGGCAACGAGCTCAGCCGCGCGCCGCTGCGCGACGTGCAGGCATAG
- a CDS encoding Ada metal-binding domain-containing protein encodes MLSFEVCNAARLRRDPRYDGRFFTAVKTTRIYCRPVCPAKQPLTRNVDYYPTAAAAEAAGFRPCLRCRPETAPFCPAWNGTRSTVARAVRLIDDGALDEDSVVALAERLGISSRHLARLFERHVGASPQQLAKTLRIQRAKRLLDSSDHSMTEIAFHAGFGSLRRFNAAFVELYGRPPSSLRTTRART; translated from the coding sequence ATGCTGAGCTTCGAGGTCTGCAACGCCGCGCGCTTGCGCCGGGATCCCCGCTATGACGGCCGCTTCTTCACGGCGGTGAAGACCACGCGCATCTATTGCCGTCCGGTCTGCCCGGCCAAGCAGCCGCTGACGCGCAACGTTGACTATTATCCCACGGCGGCCGCAGCCGAAGCTGCCGGCTTCCGGCCCTGCCTGCGCTGCCGCCCCGAGACCGCGCCGTTCTGCCCGGCCTGGAATGGAACGCGCTCCACGGTCGCGCGTGCCGTGCGGCTCATCGACGACGGCGCGCTCGACGAGGATTCGGTGGTGGCGCTGGCCGAACGGCTCGGCATCTCTTCGCGCCATCTCGCGCGGCTGTTCGAGCGGCATGTCGGCGCCAGTCCGCAGCAGCTCGCGAAAACCCTCCGCATCCAGCGCGCCAAGCGCCTGCTCGACAGCAGCGATCACAGCATGACGGAGATCGCATTCCATGCCGGCTTCGGCAGCCTGCGCCGCTTCAACGCTGCCTTCGTCGAGCTCTATGGCCGCCCGCCATCGAGCCTGCGGACGACGCGTGCGCGCACTTAG
- a CDS encoding TetR family transcriptional regulator produces the protein MADRRSRSISSRKQPQQARSAGLVAAILDAAVQVLAKEGAQRFTTARVAEKAGVSVGSLYQYFPNKAAILFRLQSDEWRRTSELLRGILADSAKPPAARLRALVHAFIRSECEEAAIRVALSDAAPLYRDAPEAKGARAAGAGIVAAFMREALPRTSDATRSLAGELITTTLSEVGRRFSETPRSTAEIASYADGMADMFCAYLAKLARR, from the coding sequence ATGGCCGACCGTCGAAGCCGTTCAATTTCCTCGCGAAAGCAGCCGCAACAGGCCCGCTCGGCCGGGCTGGTGGCGGCCATCCTGGATGCCGCTGTTCAGGTTTTGGCGAAGGAGGGCGCGCAGCGCTTCACTACGGCGCGGGTGGCCGAGAAGGCCGGGGTGAGCGTCGGATCGCTCTATCAGTATTTTCCGAACAAGGCGGCGATCCTGTTCCGCCTCCAGAGCGACGAGTGGCGGCGGACGAGCGAGCTCTTGCGCGGCATTCTCGCCGACAGTGCCAAGCCGCCGGCAGCGCGGTTGCGCGCGCTGGTCCACGCGTTCATCCGCTCGGAATGCGAGGAGGCCGCAATCCGCGTCGCGCTCAGTGATGCCGCGCCGCTCTATCGCGACGCGCCGGAGGCGAAAGGCGCGCGGGCGGCCGGCGCGGGCATCGTCGCGGCCTTCATGCGCGAAGCGCTGCCCAGGACTTCGGATGCGACCCGCTCGCTGGCCGGCGAGCTGATCACGACGACCCTGAGCGAGGTCGGCAGGCGGTTCTCGGAAACGCCGCGCAGCACGGCGGAAATTGCCAGCTATGCCGACGGGATGGCCGACATGTTCTGCGCCTACCTCGCGAAGTTGGCGCGGCGTTGA
- a CDS encoding zinc ribbon domain-containing protein YjdM, with protein sequence MDDAVKCPTCNSEHAYQDRGLWVCPECGHEWSAATDVAAEAPQETGVRDANGNVLADGDSVIVIKDLKVKGSSSVVKGGTKVRNIRLQDATDGHNIACKIDGIGAMNLKSEFVKKA encoded by the coding sequence ATGGACGATGCAGTGAAATGTCCGACATGCAATTCCGAACACGCCTATCAGGATCGCGGACTCTGGGTTTGCCCGGAATGTGGCCATGAGTGGAGCGCGGCGACCGACGTGGCCGCGGAAGCCCCGCAGGAGACCGGCGTGCGCGATGCGAACGGCAACGTGCTGGCCGATGGCGACAGTGTCATCGTCATCAAGGACTTGAAGGTCAAGGGATCGTCGTCCGTCGTCAAGGGCGGCACCAAGGTCAGGAACATCCGTCTGCAAGACGCGACCGACGGACACAACATCGCGTGCAAGATCGACGGCATCGGTGCGATGAACCTGAAATCGGAGTTCGTGAAAAAGGCGTAG
- a CDS encoding Flp family type IVb pilin — MKGIIARFIADESGATAIEYGLIAAGIALAIIEVIYALGINLVAKLTSLATALK, encoded by the coding sequence TTGAAGGGCATCATCGCCAGATTCATCGCCGATGAAAGCGGCGCCACCGCCATCGAGTACGGCCTGATTGCCGCCGGCATAGCGCTCGCCATTATCGAAGTGATCTATGCGCTCGGCATCAATCTCGTTGCCAAGCTCACATCGCTCGCGACAGCGTTGAAGTAG
- the pdxY gene encoding pyridoxal kinase — MLVISIQSQVVHGHVGNSAAVYPMQAEGVNVAAVPTTLLSNHPRYPSLRGRVLEPELVADLLKGVEERGLVEQAAVLVTGYLGSPANAAVIADFVERALGSNSKLIYLCDPVIGDDGRIYVADGILDVLRHRLLPAATYVTPNQFEFELLSGVKVTDVQSLRAACAAIAGQGRSDVVATGCELTDTAAGQVETILCADGHVSRFATPRLPIRPYGTGDLLTGLIAAHLAKGAAAETAVRLAVQTVFAVLVRTQREGSAEMRLVPLPASGPRA; from the coding sequence ATGCTCGTCATCTCCATCCAAAGCCAGGTGGTCCACGGCCATGTCGGCAACAGCGCGGCCGTCTATCCCATGCAGGCGGAGGGCGTGAACGTCGCTGCGGTGCCGACGACGCTGCTGTCGAACCATCCGCGCTATCCGAGCCTGCGCGGGCGGGTGCTCGAGCCCGAGCTGGTGGCGGACCTGCTCAAAGGCGTCGAGGAGCGCGGGCTAGTCGAGCAAGCCGCCGTGCTCGTGACCGGCTATCTCGGCTCACCGGCCAATGCCGCCGTCATCGCCGATTTCGTCGAGCGCGCGCTGGGGTCGAATTCGAAGCTCATTTATCTTTGCGACCCCGTGATCGGGGATGACGGCCGGATCTACGTGGCCGACGGCATCCTGGACGTGCTCCGTCACCGGCTCCTGCCGGCTGCAACGTATGTCACGCCGAACCAGTTCGAGTTCGAGCTGCTCTCCGGCGTCAAGGTGACGGATGTGCAGAGCTTGCGCGCGGCGTGCGCGGCGATTGCCGGGCAGGGCCGGAGCGACGTCGTCGCCACCGGCTGCGAGCTCACCGACACGGCTGCGGGGCAGGTCGAGACGATTCTGTGCGCGGACGGACACGTGTCGCGCTTTGCGACACCACGCCTGCCGATCCGCCCCTACGGTACCGGTGATCTTCTGACCGGCCTGATCGCAGCCCATCTTGCCAAGGGCGCAGCCGCTGAAACCGCCGTGCGTTTGGCGGTGCAGACTGTGTTTGCCGTACTTGTGCGCACGCAGAGGGAAGGATCGGCGGAGATGCGCCTCGTTCCGCTGCCCGCGTCAGGGCCGCGCGCGTAA
- the minE gene encoding cell division topological specificity factor MinE: protein MSMGLLRLLRGKKASAPVARERLQILLAHERGLRGQPDLLGVLREEILAVVSKHVTLDPTKVIVRLERGDEVSTLEVDIEVPNDIERKRVAVG from the coding sequence ATGAGCATGGGTCTCCTCCGGCTTCTCCGCGGCAAGAAGGCGTCTGCTCCCGTTGCACGCGAACGCTTGCAGATCCTGCTTGCCCATGAACGCGGACTGCGCGGCCAGCCCGATCTGCTCGGTGTGCTGCGTGAGGAAATTCTCGCCGTCGTATCGAAACACGTCACACTCGATCCGACCAAGGTGATCGTGCGCCTCGAGCGCGGCGACGAGGTGTCGACGCTCGAGGTCGACATCGAGGTCCCCAACGACATTGAACGCAAGCGGGTGGCGGTCGGATAG
- a CDS encoding multidrug efflux SMR transporter codes for MTSAFNAYAALALAIIFEVTASAFLQHSAQFTRPWPTLAMVLFYVASFYALSVAIRIIPLSIAYAIWGGVGIILTATVSFVLFRQMLDAAAFVGIALIVSGVVIINLFSETTVH; via the coding sequence ATGACCTCCGCCTTCAACGCCTACGCAGCGCTTGCCCTCGCCATCATCTTCGAGGTCACGGCCTCCGCCTTCCTGCAGCACTCCGCGCAGTTCACGCGCCCGTGGCCGACGCTGGCGATGGTGTTGTTCTATGTGGCCTCGTTTTACGCGTTATCGGTCGCCATCCGGATCATCCCCTTGAGCATCGCTTATGCAATCTGGGGCGGAGTCGGCATCATCCTGACGGCCACGGTCTCCTTCGTGCTGTTCCGCCAGATGCTGGACGCCGCGGCTTTCGTCGGCATCGCGCTGATCGTGTCCGGGGTCGTGATCATCAACCTGTTCTCGGAGACGACGGTGCACTGA
- a CDS encoding TetR family transcriptional regulator encodes MAGSAYTRSKQPEQVRRALLDCAATIAMDHGVSGVTVQAVAAAAGVTKGGLFHHFASKQALIEGLFADLLARVDAEIDAAMAADPKRLGSFTRAYVNAVFTGKAFGFDTPWAALSMVVVTDPPLRRLWHDWMKARLKRHRTTDGAPGLHVVRLAADGAWLSYITTGQTRMSADLRTVHDRLLAQTYRRT; translated from the coding sequence ATGGCGGGCAGCGCCTACACCCGCTCGAAACAGCCGGAGCAGGTGCGGCGCGCCCTGCTCGACTGTGCCGCGACGATCGCGATGGACCATGGCGTGTCCGGTGTCACGGTGCAGGCGGTGGCAGCGGCGGCCGGCGTCACCAAGGGCGGACTGTTCCATCATTTCGCAAGCAAGCAGGCGCTGATCGAAGGCCTGTTTGCGGATCTCCTGGCCCGCGTCGATGCCGAGATCGACGCCGCCATGGCCGCGGATCCGAAGCGGCTTGGAAGCTTCACGCGCGCTTACGTGAATGCGGTGTTCACCGGCAAGGCCTTCGGCTTCGATACGCCCTGGGCGGCGCTGAGCATGGTCGTCGTCACCGATCCGCCGCTGCGCCGGCTCTGGCACGATTGGATGAAGGCGCGCCTGAAACGCCATCGCACAACCGACGGTGCGCCCGGGCTCCACGTCGTGCGCCTCGCCGCCGACGGCGCCTGGCTGTCTTACATCACCACCGGGCAGACTCGCATGAGCGCGGACTTGCGCACCGTACACGACCGGCTGCTGGCGCAAACCTACCGGCGGACGTAG
- a CDS encoding nuclear transport factor 2 family protein has protein sequence MTVTPKDIVLNAWKTFSSRDADRIAALFTPDAEWIAPKGNATSVALDHTDHMVGPQEIARFIAREMHRMFSNVDIAFRGVYADGDVVIVEERMRAALPSGAPYENDYCFVFTVAGDRIRQVREYMDTRKGWRMVFGEGI, from the coding sequence ATGACTGTCACGCCGAAGGACATCGTGCTGAACGCCTGGAAGACGTTTTCGTCCCGCGACGCCGATCGCATCGCGGCGCTGTTCACTCCGGATGCCGAATGGATCGCGCCCAAAGGCAACGCCACCTCGGTCGCGCTCGATCACACCGACCACATGGTCGGGCCGCAAGAGATCGCGCGCTTTATCGCGCGGGAGATGCACCGGATGTTCTCGAACGTCGATATCGCGTTTCGCGGCGTCTATGCCGACGGCGATGTCGTGATCGTGGAGGAGCGGATGCGGGCCGCGCTTCCCAGTGGGGCGCCTTACGAGAACGACTATTGCTTCGTGTTCACCGTAGCGGGGGATCGGATCCGGCAGGTGCGAGAATACATGGACACGCGCAAGGGATGGCGGATGGTGTTCGGGGAGGGCATCTGA
- a CDS encoding SH3 domain-containing protein, which yields MRVKSVLLAALLLAPTAALAAPGIVTVSTGLRAGPGSGFPLVDRIPGGARVNIHGCLRGNAWCDVSFSDDRGWVSSQYLEYLYRNHYVYLPDFADEVDVPVVPFVLSSYWSSYYGGRPWYRRHAYWNNYWISHERFATRMTLDPRAARIGRAATRDAAIALGRSGANVRGNAAISGRDAAMARRDAAIARGSPTAKGGAAIRERDAATARTGAAIANDRTRVGRGERLAHERATVQSRNPREAQARMTREQARINTHEQAAGRAAARAQPMARTHEAPRVSAAPAARPAPHMAQPNVSHGSPTNARAQMPAPRAAAPAMPHGGGGGAPHINAAPQGGGAPGGGPGGHQKH from the coding sequence ATGAGAGTCAAGAGTGTCTTGCTTGCCGCATTGCTGCTCGCACCGACGGCCGCGCTGGCCGCGCCGGGCATCGTCACCGTCTCGACCGGTTTGCGCGCCGGGCCGGGTTCGGGCTTTCCCCTGGTCGATCGCATCCCCGGAGGCGCCCGCGTCAACATCCATGGTTGCCTGAGAGGCAATGCCTGGTGCGACGTCAGCTTCTCGGATGATCGTGGCTGGGTATCGTCGCAATATCTCGAATATCTCTACCGCAATCACTACGTCTATCTCCCCGACTTTGCCGATGAGGTCGACGTGCCCGTCGTTCCCTTCGTGCTGAGCTCGTACTGGTCGAGCTACTATGGAGGGCGGCCCTGGTATCGCCGCCACGCCTACTGGAATAACTATTGGATCTCGCATGAGCGCTTCGCGACTCGGATGACGCTCGATCCGCGCGCGGCTCGTATCGGTCGTGCGGCGACGCGCGACGCCGCGATCGCGCTCGGACGCAGCGGCGCAAATGTCAGAGGCAATGCCGCGATCTCCGGTCGCGACGCTGCCATGGCTCGACGAGACGCTGCGATCGCAAGGGGCAGCCCGACCGCCAAAGGCGGCGCTGCGATCAGAGAGCGTGACGCCGCGACCGCGAGAACCGGTGCCGCGATCGCCAACGACCGCACCCGCGTCGGCCGGGGCGAGCGTTTGGCTCACGAGCGAGCCACCGTACAGAGCCGCAACCCTCGCGAGGCGCAGGCGCGCATGACGCGTGAACAGGCGCGCATCAACACGCATGAGCAGGCTGCGGGTCGCGCTGCTGCTCGCGCGCAGCCGATGGCGCGTACCCATGAAGCTCCGCGTGTGTCGGCCGCGCCTGCAGCCCGTCCCGCGCCCCACATGGCACAGCCCAATGTCAGCCACGGTTCGCCGACGAATGCGCGGGCGCAGATGCCGGCGCCGCGCGCAGCCGCGCCTGCGATGCCGCATGGCGGCGGCGGTGGTGCACCGCATATCAATGCCGCTCCGCAGGGCGGCGGCGCGCCGGGCGGTGGCCCTGGCGGCCATCAGAAGCACTAG
- a CDS encoding O-methyltransferase — MTTLTTTPLAPLLDRLFGQAEEAEAATEAAVADLSDAERARMMRSKTAYRDLYGRLKDAPLAVSRETGTLLYMLARSAGARTIVEFGTSFGISTLHLAAALRDNGGGRLITSEFEPSKAARARENLAAGGVIDLVEIREGDALKTLSVDLPDPIDLVLLDGAKALYPDILDLVESHLRPGAIIVADNADFSPDYLARVRAPTSGYMSTSFAEDVELSVRIN; from the coding sequence ATGACCACCCTGACCACCACGCCACTCGCGCCGCTTCTGGATCGCCTGTTCGGCCAAGCCGAGGAAGCGGAGGCCGCAACGGAAGCCGCCGTCGCCGATTTGTCCGACGCCGAGCGGGCGCGGATGATGCGAAGCAAGACCGCTTATCGTGACCTCTACGGTCGGCTGAAGGATGCCCCACTCGCGGTCTCCCGCGAGACCGGCACGCTGCTCTACATGCTGGCGCGCAGCGCCGGCGCCAGGACGATTGTCGAGTTCGGGACCTCGTTCGGCATCTCGACCCTGCACCTTGCCGCGGCGTTGCGCGACAATGGCGGCGGCCGCCTCATCACCAGCGAGTTCGAACCGTCCAAGGCCGCGCGGGCGCGGGAGAATCTCGCGGCCGGCGGCGTGATCGACCTCGTCGAGATCCGCGAGGGCGACGCGCTGAAGACGCTGAGTGTCGATTTGCCTGATCCGATCGACCTCGTGCTGCTTGACGGCGCCAAGGCGCTTTATCCGGATATTCTGGACCTGGTCGAAAGCCACCTGAGGCCGGGCGCCATCATCGTCGCCGACAACGCCGATTTCAGCCCCGACTATCTGGCGCGTGTCCGCGCGCCCACGAGCGGCTACATGTCCACATCTTTCGCCGAGGATGTCGAGTTGTCGGTGCGGATCAACTGA